The Monodelphis domestica isolate mMonDom1 chromosome 5, mMonDom1.pri, whole genome shotgun sequence DNA segment tacttagtcCCCAACTGaccacacccaggaatgttatagccaaattcaagaactataagaccacagaaaagatattacaaggtgccaagaagaagtcattcagataccaaggaaccacagtgaggataactcaggatctggctgcatccacactgaaaaaaagaaaggcatggaatacgatattccggaaagcaagggaactaggtctacaaccaagaatcaactacccagcaaaactgactatatttttacaggggaaagtatggtcattcaacaaaatagaagaatttcaagaattcgtaaagaaaagaccagacctgaacagaaaatttgatgtccaagcacagaactcaagagaatcatcaaaaggtaattaaaaaagagggggaaaaaagaaaaacaaaaaaaaattttaagagactcaataagttaaaatgatatgtatccctataagaaaagaggtcattggtaactcttaaaaactgttgttattagctgggcagcaaaaagaagtatacttagagggaacagcaacaaactataggatgaaaggacaagacataaataggtatatagatatatgcatgcaaaaatacatatgtatgagtatgcatatatatataactagagcttaaaaatagattaatattaaaagaaatgggaaaagaaacaaatgggggtaaatttatatgtcataaagaagctcatggtgagaggggggagaacatcaatacactggaagggtaaagaggtcagagacagaaaatactcaacttttacgtgctttgaaagtgactcaaagagggaaaaacaatccaatccattggggacagagaatagatttgcaccctataggggagtagaagggtaacaaacggtctggtgggaagggaagcagtacaagagagggacggagcgggggggggggggttaattttagaaagactacagggaaaataaggggggataaatagggaggggggtagaaagggaagtaaaataagggtgggaacaagggggactgttcaaaagcaaacattggtgtagaaggaaatagtgaaagaagaaaaggcaggaaaaggagcagaaatcaaaatgctgggaaatacacagctagtaatcataactctgaatgtgaatggaatgaactcacccataaaacgcaagcgaatagcagagtggattagagtccaaaaccccaccatatgctgcctacaagaaacacatatgagaaaggtagatacacatagggtgaaagtaagagggtggagccaaatctattgggcatcaactgacaaaaagaaggaaaaaatgcaaaggaaagaggacttgcagtcccagatctcaaactatactataaagcagtggttatcaaaacaatttggtactggctaagagacagaaaggaggatcagtggaatagacttggcgtaaatgatctcagcaagacaatttatgacaaacccaaagaccccagcttttgggacaaaaatccattatttgataaaaactgctgggaaaattggaagacagtgtgggagagattaggtttggatcaacacctcacaccctacaccaagataaattcagaatgggtgaatgacttgaacataaagaaggaaactataagtaaattaggtgaatacagaatagtatacctgttagacctttcagaagggaaagattttaaaaccaagcaagacttagaaagagtcacaaaatgtaaaataaataattttgactacatcaaattaaaaagtttttgtacaaacaaaccaatgtaactaaaatcagaagggtagcaacaaattgggaaacaatcttcataaaaacctctgacaaaggtttaattactcaaatttacaaagagctaaatcaattgtacaaaaaatcaagccattctccaattgataaatgggcaagggacatgaacaggcagttctcagccaaagaaatcaaaactattaataagcacatgaagaagtgttctaaatctcttataatcagagagatgcaaatcaaaacaactctgaagtatcacctcacacctagcagattggctaacataacagctatggaaagtaatgaatgctggaggggatgtggcaaagtagggacactaattaattgctggtggagttgtgaattaatccaaccattctggagggcaatttggaactatgcccaaagggcgataaaagaatgtctgccctttgatccagccatagcactgctgggcttgtaccccaaagagataataaggaaaaagacctgtacaagaatattcatagctgcactctttgtggtggccaaaaattggaaaatgaggggatgcccttcaattggagaatggctgaacaaattgtggtatatgttggtgatggaatactattgtgctaaaaggaataataaagtggaggaattccatgggaactggaacaacctccaggaagtgatgcagaccaaaaggagcagaaccaggaaaacattgtacacagagactgatacattgtggtacaatcgaaggtgatggacttctccattagtggcaattcaatgtccctgaacaatctgcagggatctaaaaaacactatccacaagcagaagaaaaactgtgggagtaaaaacaccgatgaaaagcaactgcttgactacagaggtggaggggatacaactgaggagagactctaaatgaacactctaatgcaaataccaaaaacatggaaatgggtttgaatcaagaacacatgtgatacccagtggaattgcgcttcggctatgggagaggtggtgggagggaggggagggaagaaaagaaaatgatctttgtttccaatgaataatgtttggaaatgacaaaaaaaaaagagtctgcaaaaaaaataaataaataaaaataaaaggtgggGAGCTCCCTCTAGAGTTTCCCTGAAGACTGTGGTCATGAACTACAAGGATGGTTCATTTAAGTGTCTCCAAGCAGAAAGGAAAGGTATTTCAGAGACTCCGGAGCCAGGCAGGAAGCAGGGTACTGAGTGTTGAGTGGAGACCCTTGGGGTCCCCTGTGCTCTGATCTCAGGGATGCCCACTCATCCCTACTCTGGATTCCTGGAGCACTTCCTGTCAGTCCCTCCACAGCATCACCACGAATGCTCTATCCTTAGAACAGGGACCACAGTTCATGGCCATGTCCACAAGGCACTCAGCATATCATCTGGGTTGGCACGTCCCAGCTGATGGACACCAATCTCTCCTCCTTCAGTGCCAGGTCCAGgggctatttgcctcagtttccttaactaaaCAATGGGGTTCCTAAGAGCCCCTCCCTTGCAAGGTTGTGGTAAGGGTCCAATGAGAGAATACTTGTGAAGTATTCAGCACTGTTAGTCTCAAAGAGGGCCATGATATCCTCAAACCCATCAGGGCTGCTGGGGATGGGTTAGGGTTACCTGGACTTCTGGAGACTAGGGGCTTGTGGGCTTGGAAGGGCAGATTATATCTTTGTTTTCATCAAACTCTCCCTGAAATGTAACATTTCCTGTAtttactaaaacaaaacaaaccctaaTTCTGGAAAGGGTTTGCAAGACTGTCCTGGCACAAAAGGACACCTGCTTTCCAGGGCCTGGAGCTTAGACTGAGAATTCCCATTCTCTCACTATTCCAAGCCCCCCCTCTCCCCCCGGCCCCCAAGACCAGGTCTGTTTTGTTGGGGTCAGTGCCGGGAGCTGGTAAAGGGATCTCCTTGGAATAACACGTATCAgtaaacaaaggggaaaaaatcaagatGAAGAGCCCCCTCAAACACAGTGTGACCCCGTTTACAGGTCATCAGCCGGGCCTGCTCGGGGATATAATCCCTGGGATAGCCTTCCTAAAGCAGGGGGAGGGAAGCATTAAACACATAAACCAGACCAGACACCCTCAGATCATTTTCTGCTCTTCAATGACGGCCAAGGGGACAAAAAGGGGGCAAACTGAAaccacaaaaaatgaaataaagtctaTCAAACTTGATCCCAAGCACAAAAAGTCatcaataactttttaaaattccaagttGAAGAAGCCAACAAAATCCTTGCATCCTGGGGAAAGGGAAGTCTCAGGCATTCGTATTTCATGAAGTGTTCCTTCCACCTGTCCCAGCCCAAGTGGACCAGGAGCCTGCCGCCCCTTTACGGGTCCATGTCGTAGACAGCCCAGATTGCAGCCTCTGGCCAGCCACAGGGACCGTGGCACTGGGGGCCCCAGGCTGTATGCACATTGGTGGAGGAGAATGTACCTTTTCACACATTGGTCTTAAGAATGCGCGTTCCAAATAATTCCCCCGTGGAAGTCCCAAAGCCAGCATTCTCCTGAGCAGAGACCACGCACGCAGGCCTTTAATTCCTATCGGCCTCTGCAGCCTCAGACCTGTAGCCTTGCTGCTGAAGAGCTTGTGCCCAGGGAACGCCATGCAATCAGGAGTCAAAAGGAGTCCAGTCCAGACTAGCCCTATAGAAGAAGTTTCCCTGCACCAACAACCAATGAAATCCCTTCTGCTCCCTCAAGGTTTATCTTCTCTCAAGAGATCCTGGGTAAAAAagttttctttccatgttttttcccaACCAAAATACTTTAGGAATGTTAAACGAATCTCCCCAAACACACTTTCTGGCAGTTTCCTTTTCTGGTCCACTTCGCAGCCGGAGCATCCAAGCCTGGGCTGCCTCGGTCCAAGCGCCCAGCAAATGAGAGCCTTCTGACACAAACCCGGCTGAGTTTGCCTGCCCCTGGCCAGCCTGGTTCAAACTGGTAGATCACATTCTTTCCTAGTGAGGTGAACGCAAACTCAGGCCTTGTTTACGGGCAGAGAAGTCAACGAGCTGACCGCTGCCCCTTCCTATCTTCCCTGGTGAGGGAGGGTCGGCCCAGGGCCAGAGCCAGGAAGGAGCCCAACCCGAGGTCCGCTAGCCCGAGCCCTCAGAGCAGTGAGGACCCAATGCAAGCCCGGCCTTCTGgaacaggagaggagaggagctcGTTCAGAGTCTGATAAGGCTACCTTAGTAACAAAGTGCATTCCAAAGCAAGCAAACAGTGCCCAGGGAAGGTCATTCGGTCCCTGTTCTGCCCTGGGCATGTTCTGGGTCAAATACCAGGCCTCGGGATGGTGCCgtccatttttcttcttgttcccCAAATCGAGGCAGGCCTCCACTCCCCCAGGGACGGCGTCGGGCCAAGAGGGGCCAGAAAGGTGTTCCCGGGCCCTCTCCTCCCCCTGCGCGGGAAGCTGGGCCCAGGTTTTTCCATTTCAGCCATCCAAACTGGCTGGTAGAATAAGTGACCGTCTATCGGAGCACACCCGCTCCCAGTCCCAGCCAAACAAAGACAGACTCAAATCCTCTCTCGCCTGGTCAGAAGGCTTCAAACCCAATTCTGTGGATTTAGACGGAATAGCAGCGAAAAAGAGGGTCCACCTAAGGGACAGGCGCAGGGAGCAATGTCAGCGCAGCGGCTGTGGAGGCAGGAGAGGGAGGTTTTCTTGGAGTCCTCTCCCCCCAAGGGGAGCGGCCCAGAGCAGGCCTGGAACTAAGCCAGGGACCCCGGCCCTTCCGAGGGGAGCACCAGAAAGGGGGACAAAGAAGGGGAACCGAGCTGCACAGGTTCAAAAGCGTGAGAATCAAGTGTGGATGCTCTATCAACGGTTTCTATAGGTGGCCACACCAACAGGTTTTTCCAGCCTGTTCTATAGTGTTTGGCAGGCATGGCCACCAAACGTTAGAAGATTCTGTGCTTTGTTTAGCCGCCTTCACCAAGGAGAGTCCCCAAGTGGAGCCTCCTAAAACACAACTGCGCAAAAACCAGACTCTGGCGGGGCCAATGAAGAGGCATGAAGGGGCCAGGACCTCCCAGGGAAGAAGCAGGAATGGTCTGAGAACCGCCACGCCCTCCTGGCTGCACAGGTGGGGGCCTCCTGGGGCAGAACACTGCATACTGGGCACCATTCTGGGAGAAGGATCCTACCCGGAGAGGCCTGGGACAACACGAGAGCGCATGCGCTTCACTGGCACAGGGGTCCGGGCAGGGCAGCCAGGAAGCACGTGGGCTCGCCAGCTTCAGGGGTCAGAGTCTAGGCCATTACAAAACTTGGGCAGCTCTGGGCCTTCCCACCTGGCGATGCCCGGCGGCTCCCCAAACAAAGGGCAGGAACACTTACTCAGCATCTTCTCCCGGTGCCTCGGCTTCATCGCCCACACTTCTCCACTTTCCCGACCATATGTCCGCACAGGATCTGAAACACCGAGACGGGACGGCGGTGTTAGCAGGGGAAGTCAGGCCTGCGGGCAGGGGAGCGCAGGCTCCAGCCGCCTGGGAATCCTCTGTGCCCTTCGGGGGACCATCCCTCCGGTGGCAGCTAACTTCCTCCCTCGGGTGGGCGAGGCCCCACCCCCAAGCCCAGACCCAACTAGTTGAGACTGGGGTCAGTCCCACTGCCTCGCAGCCCGGCGGACACTTTCTCCCCCCACAGGAGAGCCCCGCTCTTGGGTCTTTATGGCGCTCGCCCCGCCTCATCCCCATGCACCTGCCCCCCGGGGACCAGCAGAGCGTGCCCAGCCTCTTCTCTTTCCACAAGAGGCAGCGATCAATGTCGCTGAAGTTTGTTCCGGATGGGAgattgtttggggggggggggcgttggGGGTGGTTAAAGACTCCAGGACATGCCCGGGTCACGAAGCCCGGCTCAGGaacccccccccgccccccacccaAGGACCAGTATTTCTGTATTTCCCGAGTAGAAGCGACCAGAGAGAACTCCACTTGCTGCCCCCATTCACCACACTCACTCACTTCCTTTCTCCCGGGCCCCCGGACCCCAGCCTGGCCCAGGCGGGCGAGCTCCCCCGGGGCAGGGGACCCCAAGGGATGCACCAACCCCTGCCGGCTGCCCTGGGGCCCACTGCGGGGTGCCCGGCACCGTCGGACTGCCGGACCGACCGACGGAAGGacgccccctcccccacccctaccccggACGCCGAACGGGTCGGGCCGAGTCTGGGTCCGAGCGGGCTCGGTGGGGGACTGCCCACGGGGTCCCGACCCACCCCCCCCAGCGGGCGCCACCTCCCCGCGGCCCAGGGCAGCTGTCAAGGCGCCGGGCCGCGTGgcggccgggccgggccgggtcGAAGCCGCAAACAATGGGGGCCCGGGGCCCCGGGGGAGGGGGGTTGgaagccccccccaccccccgcccctcccccactCACCTCCGCGGCGGTCTCCGGCCCCGGCCTCGGCCCGGCGGCCCGGCTGCAggaggcggaggaggaggaggagcagccgGATCCGGATCCCGGTCCCCATTCATTAGCGGCCGCTTTGTCTcggccccctccccctccctccccgctccctccctccctcctccgcCTCCTCCCCCGCCCCTCCCGCTCCGCTCCCACAGCGCGCGGGGCGCCCGCGGCTCCAGCTCCGGCGGCCAACCACGGTGGGGGAGGGCGGGGGAGGAGGCCCGGGAACGCGCACGCCCGGCCGCGTCCAGCCGGGGCCAGGAGCCGGCCGTCTTCGGGGGCGCGCACGATTGGGCCGAGGCGGAAAAGGCCATAGTAGGGGCGCGCACGCCTGGCCTCGGGGGAGGGGTTAGGGGGCGGGGCCCGAGATGGGAGCTCGGGCAGGAGCGCGCGCAGGGCTCCGGCCGCCTCAAGATGGCCGCTAGCAGCCTCTGCCGGGGCCTGCTGCGGGGCTCAGCTCGGCCCGTCCTCCTCCATAACTCTCTGCCATGGCAAGGGCGGGAGAAACACGGGGAGACGTGAAGCCAGCCACAGACCCAAAGGCTGCTTAGGTGAGGGTCACAGCAGCTTTGGGGACCGTCAAGAAACGCTAACGTGACGTAAATGACGTACATGTCGTCAGGCCGCCCCACGCTTACCCCCCCTTCCCCCCGCCCTTTCTGTGGCGGAGAATGACGGGAAGAGGCGTCTGGAGAGGGCCGGCGTGTCGTCATGCGACGCCCAGGACCTACGACGTGCGCATGCGCATTTCTCATCCTCGCGTAGGGGCGGGAGAAGGGTTAGAAACGGCCGTCGCGTGACGTCATGGGATAGCTGCCCCACCCAGGGCCATGATTGGTTGGGGAAGATGTGGGCATACACGCAAATTCCTGAGTCCGGAGCGGTTCTCCATCGGATCCTCAGCTTCTCCATCCCGGAAATGGGTTTAGCTGTCAAAGTCCAGACCGCTTCACCGCCGTCTTCTCCTAATTACCTCCCCACGCCCCGGCGGGTTAGCTTTAGGGGACGGGGCACACTCCCAGCACACATTTACACCCTAGAGGAGCCCATGCGGTGTGTTGCCCCCAGACCCACAATaaaaccccattttacagaagatctGAGGCTGAGTCTTCCGAGAACGACCCAGGATCAACTATTATCCCACATCATTTATTTGGTGGCCCATAAGGACACTGTTTTCGGCTCAGACTTAATCCATTTCCTTCTGaccccctttctttcctctcatgcCTGCCACCTTCCAATACCGCGCACtcttgggggaggggtggggaggattTGGCCTCTATGGCTGGCAAGTTCTTCACTGGCCTCTACGACTGGTAAGTTGCTCGAGCCAGAGGACATTCTGTGTGTTTTGCCACGGGACCCTGTGCTAGAGTTAGTcctgaggaaggaaaaggaaaggtaaGCCTTCCTTGTTCTTTCTTGTGACTGGTGCCTCCCAGTACCCAGGAAGGTTGGGAGAAGAGCTGGGAGGAAAGACATAGGAACTAGGCTTTATTGGCTTTTCTATAGGTCAGTATCCCTCAATTCCCTGGGAATTCCTTTTGGGTTATTTCTGCATGTGTTTGGTGAAATTTGAGCCTGATGAGGCTCCTCACTTACTTGATGACTGATTCCTTTCTAACCAGCCTAGCGCTCCCATGGCCCCTCCAACCCTATCACTCGTATCTGAGGCTGGAGCCTGTTATATCTTAGTGAACCCACTGCTGCCCTGTTCTTCCTATCTAGGCCCAATTTTGAGCCCCTGGAATAGAAGTAGAAGCCCTTAACCTTCCTCAGAACCATGGAATTAGAAGTACAAGTTCCTTTCTCCATGACCAACCTCTCCCAAATCAAAGAGAAATTGGGGAGATATTCAGAGAACTCCACTAAATTTGTTGAGAATTTTAAGGTGATGGGTGGTCTTATAATTTGACCAACCTTGGGGCAATGTTAACATTCTTTCATCCTGTGGTActatagagaagaagaagaaaaaagatataggTCTTGGTTCAAAAAATTGGGATTGACATGGCCGAGACCATCAAGCTGGTCTATACCTGCCTGAGGCAGTAGGGATTTTGTGGCTAATCCAGAATTAGTCTGTGGGAAACCACCATGGCAGGGGCAAAAGAAATCATTGGCTTACCTgtctcatggaggaaatgaaaaaggagtgaagaaacaagaaaaacttAAAGAGCTTACTGCCCGAACAAGAAAATTCTGCCCTTTTCCAAAGAAGactagttaaaaaaattaaaagatgttcTAACTTAGATCTCAAATCCCCTGAAGGTGCCACCATCCTGGGCATGTGCTTAATTGGCCAATTTGCCCCAGATATcagaaaataacttgaaaattgCCTATGGGACCTCAGATTCTACAATTTCAACTTTTAGAGACCACTTTCAGGGTGTTTAATAACAGGGGCTGAACCTTAGTAGAGC contains these protein-coding regions:
- the ZBED4 gene encoding zinc finger BED domain-containing protein 4 isoform X3, which produces MYVIYVTLAFLDGPQSCCDPHLSSLWVCGWLHVSPCFSRPCHGRELWRRTGRAEPRSRPRQRLLAAILRRPEPCARSCPSSHLGPRPLTPPPRPGVRAPTMAFSASAQSCAPPKTAGSWPRLDAAGRARSRASSPALPHRGWPPELEPRAPRALWERSGRGGGGGGGGREGAGREGEGAETKRPLMNGDRDPDPAAPPPPPPPAAGPPGRGRGRRPPRRSCADIWSGKWRSVGDEAEAPGEDAEQHMVGFWTLIHSAIRLRFMGDVKGSCLHFQDGWNADFEKRS
- the ZBED4 gene encoding zinc finger BED domain-containing protein 4 isoform X2 — its product is MYVIYVTLAFLDGPQSCCDPHLSSLWVCGWLHVSPCFSRPCHGRELWRRTGRAEPRSRPRQRLLAAILRRPEPCARSCPSSHLGPRPLTPPPRPGVRAPTMAFSASAQSCAPPKTAGSWPRLDAAGRARSRASSPALPHRGWPPELEPRAPRALWERSGRGGGGGGGGREGAGREGEGAETKRPLMNGDRDPDPAAPPPPPPPAAGPPGRGRGRRPPRRSCADIWSGKWRSVGDEAEAPGEDAEWTLFFAAIPSKSTELGLKPSDQAREDLSLSLFGWDWERVCSDRRSLILPASLDG
- the ZBED4 gene encoding zinc finger BED domain-containing protein 4 isoform X4, producing the protein MYVIYVTLAFLDGPQSCCDPHLSSLWVCGWLHVSPCFSRPCHGRELWRRTGRAEPRSRPRQRLLAAILRRPEPCARSCPSSHLGPRPLTPPPRPGVRAPTMAFSASAQSCAPPKTAGSWPRLDAAGRARSRASSPALPHRGWPPELEPRAPRALWERSGRGGGGGGGGREGAGREGEGAETKRPLMNGDRDPDPAAPPPPPPPAAGPPGRGRGRRPPRRSCADIWSGKWRSVGDEAEAPGEDADRCADIAPCACPLGGPSFSLLFRLNPQNWV